From the genome of Nicotiana sylvestris chromosome 2, ASM39365v2, whole genome shotgun sequence, one region includes:
- the LOC138885474 gene encoding zinc finger BED domain-containing protein RICESLEEPER 2-like has product MCLASEDEHLRKMAEQMQEKFKKYWGEPEKMNKMIFIASVLDPRNKFEYVEGALEELFGEEKGKKINVEVYAYMNSLFGEYLKKYSTESFPQSPSSSTSSNNTSNTPCGSVISVSKIRTKLSLKKQKEDNGSGGAKSELDKYISEEQEPFSEEFDILSWWKTHAPRFPILSELARDVLAIPISSVASECAFSTGGRILDSFRSSLTPKCVQALICVQDWLREEKNPISVEEDLKYLEELELDMENNGSTTSIV; this is encoded by the exons ATGTGTTTAGCTAGTGAGGATGAGCATTTGAGAAAAATGGCTGAGCAAATGCAAGAAAAGttcaagaagtattggggtgagcctgaaaagatgaataaaatgatttttattgcttccgtcttggatccacgtaacaaatttgaatatgttgagggagcacttgaagaactttttggggaggaaaaagggaagaaaataaatgtTGAGGTGTATGCTTATATGAATTCTTTGTTTGGAGAGTATCTAAAAAAGTATTCAACCGAATCTTTTCCTCAATCTCCATCTAGTTCTACTTCATCTAACAACACATCTAATACACCTTGTGGGAGTGTTATAAGTGTATCAAAAATAAGGACTAAGCTTAGCTTgaagaaacaaaaggaagacAATGGAAGTGGGGGTGCTAAATCGGAGTTGGATAAATACATTAGTGAAGAACAAGAGCCTTTTAGTGAAGAATTTGATATCTTGAGTTGGTGGAAAACACATGCTCCTAGATTTCCTATTCTTTCGGAGTTGGCTCGTGATGTGTTGGCAATTCCAATTTCTAGTGTGGCGTCGGAATGCGCGTTTAGCACTGGTGGCCgtattcttgattcatttaggagttcattgactccTAAATGTGTGCAAGCTCTTATTTGTGTTCAAGATTGGCTTAGAGAAGAGAAGAATCCTATTAGTGTTGAAGAAGACTTGAAGTATCTTGAGGAACTCGAGCTTG ATATGGAAAATAATGGAAGCACtactagcattgtttga
- the LOC138885475 gene encoding uncharacterized protein: MEDTSKVSDVGSSESLPITVDSNTNTIDTQDSKKRKAMQPRSDVWNNFDKFEVNGVGKARCRYCKQAYAANSSKNGTTGLKNHLLRCKEYPLNIAKDNSQTKINFQSCQNDEGSIWKFDQKVVRRALIEMIVIDELPFSFV; this comes from the coding sequence ATGGAAGATACAAGTAAAGTAAGTGATGTTGGTTCTAGTGAAAGTTTACCTATTACGGTAGATAGTAACACCAACACCATTGATACTCAAGATTCCAAGAAAAGGAAAGCCATGCAACCTAGGTCTGACGTTTGGAacaattttgataaatttgaggttaatgggGTTGGGAAAGCACGGTGTCGATATTGTAAACAAGCTTATGCTGCTAATTCATCTAAGAATGGAACAACAGGATTGAAGAATCATTTGCTTAGATGCAAAGAATACCCACTTAACATTGCTAAAGATAATAGTCAAACAAAGATAAATTTTCAATCTTGCCAAAATGATGAAGGATcaatttggaaatttgatcaaaaAGTGGTTAGGAGGGCCTTAATTGAGATGATAGTTATTGATGAACTACCATTTAGCTTTGTATAA